The Kitasatospora sp. NBC_00374 genome has a segment encoding these proteins:
- a CDS encoding PPA1309 family protein: MSDAHNTPSGKPSEAAGLPAATPLTRAALEIDEYAATLGWDLPARLFALVDTAKLRKADPRLAKQLGLTGGETAGLTPVEQEELPAGTALDKFLGTIAWPDQVVGCALVVERLMLPPGAEQTRPKNATESELADWVANHPARQEVRITAAVLRDGSREIALRLREKDVAREVLTGPDLVPGLTEALLATFS, encoded by the coding sequence ATGTCCGATGCCCACAACACCCCCTCCGGCAAGCCGTCCGAGGCCGCCGGCCTGCCCGCCGCGACCCCGCTCACCCGGGCCGCGCTGGAGATCGACGAGTACGCCGCCACCCTCGGCTGGGACCTCCCGGCCCGCCTGTTCGCCCTGGTGGACACCGCCAAGCTGCGCAAGGCGGACCCGCGGCTGGCCAAGCAGCTCGGCCTGACCGGCGGCGAGACCGCCGGCCTGACGCCGGTCGAACAGGAGGAACTGCCGGCCGGTACGGCGCTGGACAAGTTCCTCGGCACCATCGCCTGGCCGGACCAGGTGGTCGGCTGCGCGCTGGTGGTCGAGCGGCTGATGCTCCCGCCCGGCGCCGAGCAGACCCGTCCGAAGAACGCCACCGAGAGCGAGCTGGCCGACTGGGTGGCCAACCACCCGGCGCGCCAGGAGGTCCGGATCACCGCGGCGGTGCTCCGCGACGGCTCCCGCGAGATCGCCCTGCGGCTGCGCGAGAAGGACGTCGCCCGCGAGGTGCTGACCGGCCCCGACCTGGTGCCGGGCCTGACCGAGGCCCTGCTGGCGACCTTCTCCTGA